cttcctctgctacttactacctacatGGCCCCGGgaaaggcctcagtttcctcacctgtaagatgagggggttggactaggaaggaaacaagcatttattaaacatctaccaggcaccatgctaagcatgcTACaactatcccatttgatcctcacaataacaaccctaggagacaggtgctattattatccttttttttttacaattgaggaaactgaggcaggcagaggttaattgAATTGTCTGGAatcacagccagtgtctgagggcACCTTAGAGCTCTAGCCATCTTTATTCTATTGTACCCCCAGCTGCCTCTTGGCAGAAGCTGCCAGATAGGCCTATCTGCTTGCTTCCGGTCCTAAATCTATAAGCCCGTGATTCCTAGGTCAGTGTTATAATAAGAAGTTTCTCATATTTTGCCAAACCTTTAGAATCTTATGACAGGTTTGACAGTCTACTTCCtgtctattaaatgcctactatgttccaggcactgctaGGTGCTAGCGATTGAAAACCAAACAATTTCTACCCTTAAGAACCTTATAGCCTAGTCAGGGGAGACTTGtttatgtaaaacatatacaaaatagataccagtatttctttttcttgatgggGAAGAGACAGTaaggaaaagtaagaaaaagCACTAAAGGAGGTAGGAACAaccattaagtgcctattatgtgctttAGGGGATGCCTCATTTAAAAGGTATCACTTGAGCCTAGCCTTGAAGGAAAGATGGATAATGGAAGGTTTGTTTAGGCAGCTAGGGCCTCTTAGAACATGGAAAgctctggacttggggtcaggaagacagagttcaaatctgccctcagatactagctgtgaccctgaggATGTCATTTagcctccgtttgcctcagtttcctcaactgtaaaatgggaatggtaatactacctatctcccagggttggttttgttttttttttttttttgcaggggggaaggccaggcaattggggttaagtgacttgcccaagatcacgctgcttgtaagtatgtcaagtgtctgaggctggatttgaactcaggtcctcctgaccccagggccagtgctctactcacggtgtcacctagctgcccctcccctaTGGTTGTTGAAAGGATCAGAGGAGACAAAAGCTGTAAAGTGCAGTACCTGCAAGAATTGGAAGtgggggggatgcccatcagtcgaggaatagctgaacaaggtgtggtatgtgactgtgatggaatactattgtgctataagaaatgacgaggggaatggtttcagaaaaaacctgggaagacttacatgaactgatgcaaagggaagacagcagaaccaggagaacactgtacacagtaacagcaatattgtaacaatgatcaacacAGTGatagcaacattgtaatgataatcacctgtgaaagatttagctactctgatcaatgtgatgatccaagacaattctaaaggactcatgatgaaaagtgccatacacctccagagagagaaccgatgAACTCCAAGTGCAGATCAGAGcatacttttcccattttatgtttcttgctttgttatttttttgcaacatggctaatacgggaattctaaaaatttaatttttttttttgcacggGGGAAGGCAattgaagttaagtaacttgcccaaggtcacacagctagtaagtgtgttgagtgtctgaaatcagatttgaactcaggtcctcctgaccccagggccagtgctctactcactgcaccacctagctgccttgggaatttttttttttgatgtgtatCAACATACATGTGttattgatatattgcttgcttctcaatgggtgggggagaagggggagagaatttggaactcaaaatttgaaaacatgaatgttaaaaaatgtatatgtaattgggaaatatttaacaaataaaaatgtatttaaaaaataaagtgcagTGCAAATGCTAGCAATCCTTGTTAATACTCTCATGTTGTGCGTATGTAACAGTCACTTGCACTGATCAAGGAGCAGGTAGATCTTGACATTGCACTGGGCAAGGAGCCAAGAAGAGGTTTTTCTATCCATGGAGCCAATGCCCTCTTCCCTAGACCATCATTTACAAGGGAGGACGTATTCTTGCCTGTAGGAGTCCTTTGCTTTGATCACACCCCAAAGATTACCATTAAAAGGTTGTCCCAAGCAAATGGAGGTAACCCAGAGGTACCTTGTGATTATTAACAAGGAACAAGTACCAACAGCTGTGTAAGAAATAGGGTATTGAAAGCAAAGCAGGATCTACTCTCATATCTAATTCCcactaaggaaggaaacaagtatttattaaacatctgctatggGCCAGAGACAAAGGCTTTCCAACTATCTCATCTAAATGCAAGGAAAGTGCTTCAGcccggagccaggaagaccccaTCATCCTTCTCAGATAAGATAGTCTTTGGACAGGATAAATGAAGCAGAAGGGGTCTGGTAGGCTGGATCAAATGAGGACATTTGTAAAGACATGAACCACAAagatctgtatttttttcttgaaaggtTCTGTCATTTTGTTGGTTATAAGTTTACCTCCCTCTACCAATCCAAGTTGTAACCCCTCCATGTTCCAGACATATCCAGGGCTGAAAAATTCACCACCAAGGAGACAGCTTTTCTGGGGATGGATGAGCACTCCTCCATTTGGGAAGCATGTATCTGTCAGAGGGTCACATCATCACCTGGCTCAGCCACTAAGCCCTTCGATGTTGATTAGAACCTGCCAGAAATTCTATTTTGAAGCAGAGCGAGCCTTTGAGGGCTAGTGCCAAGAGTACAAGGCACTGAAGGAAAACATTAGCAGCAAAGTGATGAAAGAGCAGTTCTTAATAAAAGCTGTTATTAAATTAGCAGAAACCAGTGCTTCTGGGAAGGGCCACCTGCAGACACTAGCCTACCTATAAGTGGGCAGAGCAACCAACAAGCTTCTATTAAAGTGCCCACTCTGTGCCTGGCCCTGGTTGAGACACAGGAGATGAGAACATCCTAAGCAGAGGgaaatggacaaaataataaaaataatataattacaaatataaataatgaaaataaaataattaaaaataataaaaattaaaaataataaaaataaaataaaaaataatgtaatGAAAAGTTTAATAAACTAAGtagtaaataaattttaaaattcagctaGTATACATTGGAGAATTTCACTCAAATTCAAATTTTAGTTATTCATTAAAGCCAGAATCAGCCTTCTCTGAACTTGGGCAGGAACCACCTGCCAGCTTGTATACAAAGAAGTGAAAACCCACATGTCCAAAAAAAGTCAACCCTATTCCCATCCCCAGATGTGCGTTTAGTGAACAGAAAATACTTGACATCTGCCTAAGAAGAGCTTAGGGTTTCCATGATCCCTCAAAGAGTCAACATTTTCCATTATAATGAAAGGAGCTCTTGCCTCTTCCTTTAAGTGTTTGCATTTACAGTAGGAAGAAGAACTACGGCTAGTTGGTAggtgaataaaaagaaaacaaccatgctttaaaaaaatatttaaatttaattgtatTAAGAAAACTTACTGTACATTTGTTTCTGTTAAAAATCAGTGACTTGATCTACAAACTGTACTAAGCTAAAGCTTCGTCTTATCCCTTCTTCCCCCGCTCCCCCCCACCCTGTACTGGTAATCACTCTGTTTACAATCCCAAACCAAAGTCATGGTgctctgaaaaaggaaaaggggtagGAAGAGATTGGCTGGAGGCCTGAAACCCAGATACCTTGATTTAGATCATAGTGCTTTGAGGCTTTGGCTGAGAATGTCCTGCCAGCCTTGGTCCAAGGGGCCAAAAGGCCAGAGGTCTGAGACCAGACTAACTCTAAGAGCATTGGTCCTCAGGGAGTCCACATGCCTCCACGATAACATGGACTGACCTGCCTCTAGATAgagacaaacaaaaaaggaaagagcttCACATGCCTAAAACCTGAGGCCTCTTGTAGGTCTGTAGTTCAGCGCCTGGGTTTGCCTAACCAGCTGGTATCTGTTTTGGTTGCATTGTACTCTGTACCAGATTTATCCTATGCCACCCCACCCCTACTAAATCCCAGTTGAGCATGCTGGTTATGTAGTTAAGATGGTCCCAGATCTCAGTCATCCTGTTTTCTTCACAGCCGATATCTCCAGTCCTCTAGTATGGCTCAAACCACTGGGAGAATCTTCCATGCCCCCTATGAGAGAAAAATGGACCAGGAGTTGTGTATTGTCAAAATGGGCAAAGCTTCCCAAAACAAGTACGTAGATTAGATTGAACTGTTATTGGCATGACCCACTCATCAATGGCTTACTCTACACCACCATCTACTTCTACAGGGGTGCTCTGCATAGCTTTGTAGGAACTCAGTATCGGCCTCCCTGATGGAAATTACTGGGTGGTTTGGGACTCCTTTACCTCCTGCCATATCTGAAAAGGCTGATCAATCCTGCAGGAAATGAACCTGGCCAGCCTCTTGTCACATCACATGACAAACTCAATGACAGTGACTTCAAAGAAAAGGCCATTCTTGACTCAAAGGCTAGGTTAGATATTTGCCTCTCCTAGGATTAGCAATTAAAGTCTCTGGACTTTCTCCCCCAACTCAGCCCTGTCCATCCCATCCCAGATCTGGCTCTGCTATGAGGCTGGCTAGAATTATCCAGCCTGTTCCAAAGAGGGGTTTCTTGCTCTTTCCCACCACCTCTACCACACCAGACTTCTTCCCCCCCAAAATCTCATCAAGGATGACTTGGCCTGGAAATAGTCACTGTAGATGGTACAGACTGAGGGTAAAAAATAGATGCTATTGGGATCTTTATCTGGGCTGCCCCTCGCCCCATCTGAGACTCCCAAGGTGCCCCTTACCTGTGACTTCTCCACCTAGGCCTTGATCGCTCCCCAATACAAGCACCATACCGGTGAAGAGGGCCTCCTCTGCCAGAATGTCGAGCCCGCAGGCCTCCTCGGTCTGTAGTGCTGATCCCAGGAAAGTTGGTCCTTTTGGGCAGAACCTGGAATAGAAAGCagaaccccaccccccacatcaTACCCCGCCCCCAAGAGGTCATTGTTAAGAAGATgaagttggtaaaaaaaaaaagtctgagatGTCTCTAAGACCCCACAATAACACACTTGCTGGTTGGGGACATCAGCCCTAGATTAGGTGCTACTGGAAACCCCCAAAGCTTTGCTTGTGAGATCTGGCTTGGTTCAAGTTTGGGCTAGCTCTATGAGTTTGCAGGATCTGAGAACTACCACAACGCCTCACCTTCTTCTaaacctttccctttcttcagcCTGGCCATCACTAGCATCTGTCTGGGTTAGGACAATCGCCAGAAGACCCAGTAAAATGAATGCATTCTTACCAGGAGGGTTTAATCCAtgaatttttcagttgttttcagtcgtgtctgactctgtgaccacCTTGGGATTTTTTTGGAAATGATACTGGAGCGGCggtttccacttccttctccagctcattttaacagatgaggatactgaggcaaacggggtgaagtgatttgcccagggtcacacagctagcaaggttctgagaccaaatttgaactcaggaagatgggtcttcctgactccaggcttggtgctctatgcactatggcgccacctagcggcctctGTTCCATGACTACATATATTAAATACCTGATATATACAAGACGCCGGGGATCCAAAGATCATAACAAAagattcttgccttcaaggagcttacattctattgggggtgaGTGAGAAATAGAACctttatatatataagtataaaagagggtaatttgaggagagagaagtcATTGGCTAATTCAGCAAGGGTAGACAATTTTGGGCAGCAGCTTGTATACATGCCTAGAGGAATGAGAGGGAGCATAAAATTTCGGGAACGGGTTGCTGCACTGTTTGGCTAAGACACAGAACGCACGAAGGGGTGCACTGTGCAGCTGGGCTCTGGTCTTACAGGGAAGAATTTTCAATGTCAAATTAAGGAGtctctattttattctagaaggaGTAGGGAACCTCTAAGCATTTCTGGTCAAAGCTGTGCCTTGGGCGATTTTTTGGCAGGTGagtagaaggagagagaaaagagaaactggAAGGAGAGGGAACAATGAGAAAGATATTCTGATAGCCCAAGGAAGAGGTAATAAGGACGTGAACTATAATGAGGAGAAGGGAGTAGAGCTAAGACGTGGTCAACAACTGGACCTGGCAACTGATTTGATGTGGGAGAATCAAAGACAATTCAAGAAGTAACAAACATGGGTGACATGAAGGATGGCAGGGGCTGTAGTGGAAATAGAGAAATTTAGAGAGGGTTTGGAGCTGGGCAAAAAGATAGAAttcctggagcagctaggtggtgccatagtgtatagagcactgggcttggaatcaggaagacatcttcctgagttcaaatcctgcctctgacaatttactagctgcatgaccctggataagtcacttcaccctgtttgcctcagttttctcatctgtcaaatgagccagagaaggaaatggcaaaccactccagtatctttgccatgaaaacaccaaatggggtcacggagttggacatgactgaaacgaatgAATAACAACATAGAATTTCTATTCACAATGAATAGCTCCCTTTTCTCTAAAGAAACATCCTAGCTCCTCTTCTGGATTTCTCATTTCTATCGGTGGTTGCCATCATTCTCCCAGCACCTCAGAATGGAAAGCTCAGTTATCTTTGGATATAgggaacaagagagaaaaaagtgtCCTATTGATGTCACTTCCCTAAGGGTCTCCTCTCTGAACCCTTCCCTTTATAGGTCTAGTCTTTATCCTCCTATCCCTTCAATCCACATCACTGGGCTATGTAACAGCAAGAGGCTTACTAAATATCTGTTGATTTATGTGGTGTTTTATACCCATCCATCCACTAACTACTGGCCTCTGATAAACTCACCCTGATTATCCGGCCTCTAAAGATGGTTTCATCCAGATCCATAGCGGTCTTCACTGAATCCTCATAGGCAAATTCAATATAGGCATAGCTAAGGAGTGGGACAGTTCAGGGTCAGGGTTAGGGCCAAAGCTCCTAAGAAGGTGCAGAAGATGAAGATGACCTGACTCTCCCTTGTGCCCAAGATTGTCATCCAACAGTGACAGAGAGGGGAGAATTGATATCTAGGCAAGGTTGGGATCAGCTCCAACCCAGTCCaatacactccctcctccccttccccatgagTACCAGCACTGACCCCTTGGGGTGTCCAGAGTATTTGTCACAGAGGATGGTGACCCTGTTGACTTCGCCACAGCAGTTGAAGAGGGACTCCAGCTCCTCAGCCGTACCACTATAATCCACCTGGAAATATTTGCCTGTTAGAGCtcagcatatgtgtgtgtgtgtggggggtgggggtaggttaTACAAACCCAGGTTGTGACAAACATGAAGGGTAGGCATTTATAGCAAAAAAAGAGTTTATCTCCCCCTTCCAAGTGTTCTATAaaacctttcctcctcctctccccaaaggATGCTCCAGAGACCAGAACCAGAGCTCAGATTGACCTCGTGGTGGTCAGCTTGGATATATTGGCCATAAAGACTAATAGGACCCCAACTCCTCAGTCACCATGAAGGATACTATCTATCTAGCCTTCACTCCTTCTGCAGGAGCTCCCTCATGGGTTTTAGCATCATGACCTAATGCCCCTCTGACCATCATCAGAGAAGTAGAAATAAGATGTCCCAGACCCTCTTACCTAACTGGCTCATGCTGGGCCAAGATGATCAAGGTTAAAGGCAGGCAGTGTGGCCATCTTAAAGTGTGCTTGTCTTATCCACCCTCTCACCTCATCCTGGGGTTTACCCGACCAATAGTTCCTCACCCTCAGTGCCCTTCCCAACCACTTACATTGCCTACGTAGACAGATCTGTAATCAGCCTCTAACTTCTCAACCCCTTGGAAGGGTATACCTAGAATGAGAAATTATTTGTAGGAGGATCTCAAGATAGGTGGGAGTACCACTGTGCAGTTCAGGGGGAAGCAGGGTCAGACACCTCAGAGCCTAGCATCCATGGGGTTAGAGGTCATATCACCCAGATACTTCCTTGGCTACCCTAACTCCTGGATCCCTGCAGAAAAATGGATGCTCCTTCCCACTTCAGACTCTCTTTTCCtacttcctttcccccctccccaaagccTGTGTGACCAGCCAGGTATGGAAAAAGTCCAGGGGCCAGCTTCCTACCGTTCTCCAGGTTCAGCAGATGAGTGGCCTCATTGTCACATGGGGCTGGCGATAGCAATGGACTGGAAGCTTCTGCCAccgcctccctctcctcctcctgtggCTGTTGCCACTGTCCAGTCTCTTTCATACCTTTGAGCTCCTGTCTCTCATGGGCCTCCTTTATTTTCTGTAGCTTGGTTTTGATGTCTTCCAGCTCCCGCCCATCTCCTTGGGGCACATGGGCGGAAACACCTGTCTCCTGTTAAAGTCAGGCTCCCTCAGACACCAGTTCCCTTTGAGCTCCAacagggtggaggaggggggggggggaaaccaGGGTAAGATACCAGTGGCctggctctctctcctcatcatcTCTGTGACCCCCCTCAATCACTTGCTCTCATTTGAGGACTCCCTTTTAAACTTCTAAAGATCCCCCTAGACTCTTTCAGAGGACTGTATGATCCAtcactatagaatctttctttgcctTCCCCCAGAGATAAGTCAGTGCCTACACTGAATTTGCCTATGAGGATTCAGTAGTCATTGCCATGGACCTGGAGGAGACCACCTTCAAAGATGAGTTTGTTAAGGATGGATGGGTGTAAAATCCTGGAATCCTCAGAACATAAGCCCATAAAGAGGACTTTTAGGGAGCTCCttgccttcatttttcagatgggaaatGGCAGGAGAGGCCCTTGTCCAAGACCTTCAGCGAGTCAATGGATCTGAACTCCAATGCTCTTTctgcttcccaggcttcctttaaaaCTGATTTTGTATCTCACCCCCCACACGAGGCATTTCTGGGTCTCTCCagctgccttccctctgagagtaCCTTCTGTTGACTCTGAACATATCTTGTGTGTACTTAGAGATTTACATGTGCCCGAATtgaaatggaagctctttgagggcaaggtaTACCTAGCCTTAATGCCTGCCTGGCCCGTGGAAAGTAAGCTCTTATtcgatgcttgttgactgactgatatcaCCTTGAgtagggggtgggaagaaggagaCTGTACTTACCAAGTCAGGCCCCAGCACCTCCTCCAGATTCCCTCTGTccaagagagagagcagagcactctcttcttccttgtcTTCTTCCTCAGCCTGGCACATCTTCGGCACCTTCTCTGCGGGTTGTCCCTCACCCCCCCAGCCTAGCCCTTCAGGATCTGAGAGAGCATTCTGGAGCCAGTCCttagaaggaggagggaagaggttgCTGCCGCCAACGGAGAACCACATGGGTGAGCCCCCTGGCTCGAGCACTCACCGTGCTGGGGCTGGCTCAATTCCCCGAGGCCCAAGGTCAGCTGGGCTCAGGACCCAGGGATTTtaatcccttccccccttccagcTGTTTCCATTTAAGCTCTTTAAAGGGCCCTGGGCCAGAAATCCAGACTGACCAGCTCATCATCCACAGGGATCCTGATCTCAGTAGTTAAAGCTCAAAGGCCAGGCTGGCCTTTCTCCCCGGGATAGCCATGTGTTCTCTTCTCCCCAACCCTTTCCAAAAGCAGGGTGAAGTCTCACATCTGGCCTCTCCTTCTTTAATCTGATCTGTGAAAGAAGAGTGTCAAGCTAGACACCCTACACACCCTAGACTCTAgagtccctttcagatctaataAACGCTACGATTTATTATTTTACCTACCCTTCAAGGCCCACCTCTTCCATGACAGATATTGATTGCAGCCATCCCTCATTCTTCCGTCCCTGGAATGCTTACCATATTTAGAATCTATAGCACATAATTTAACACTTGATTACATTCTGCTTTGAGCTGTTCAGATTTTATCTCCCATGCTGCATTTTTACTATGCTATTggttccttgagggaaaggatcatctgatttatctttttttcttttaattaatttttttcaattaccaagcatttactttttctctttcttgtatccTGCCgcatccccacccccaagaaaaacaaaacccttaggACAAATGAGcgtggtcaagcaaaacaaagcctCACATTGACCACGTCCAAAAATGTGGGTCTCATTCTGCaacctgaatccatcacctccctGTGAGGAGGTGGAAATCATGGCTGGTCGTTGTGTCGgatgatcagagttcctaagtccttcagaattgttcatttttacaatgttgctattatagtataaattgttctggttttactctttacttcagtctgcatcagtctgtacaagtcttcccaggtttcactaacactgtccctttcatcatttcttacatcaatAGTGtaccattatatttatataccataacttgttcagccattccccaattgatttgGCATCCcattagtttctagttctttgtggCCATGAAAAAagctgccacaaatatttttttacatacaggtccttctcttcctttgtttgGTCCAAGGGTGTGTACAggttagaatttttcttttggtcGTATTTCCCCAAGTTCCTAGCACCAGATGACTGCTCCGTAGTAGATGCTGAATAATCATTTACTGAATTGAAGGCCAGAAGAATGTGCATTGATCTTACTTCCTGACTAGACTGTAGTCATCTGGAAGGCAGGAACTGCACCAGATGTGTCTATATATCCCTCAGCTTCGAGAAGGTCAGGACACAGGACGCTCAATGAGAACGTTGTTGTTTATCCCTTTTTtctgacatcaggagggtgatatcttgcCTTGCAAGTGAgcgaattagatttaagtgaggcagagctgtgcaaagtcatcagacctattctctcctccagagccaccagAGTCAAGACAtgggtcaagatgactggcgatggcccaggatggacTATTTATTTGATTGATGGAGGCTGGGTTTCAAGGGCTCCTTTAGAAGAGGAAACTTTCATCaatagagggaagagaagaagggggaacAGCCTGAAAAAGCTATATTCTCAGGTTCTCCAATCTGCTGCCATGAGGCAATAAGCCACTGGAACCAGTAGCATCTTGCTGCTTGAATGGACGGACCTTGGAAGgaagtcaattcaattcagcaaaacatttattaggcttcCAGCAAATGAAAGACTC
This region of Trichosurus vulpecula isolate mTriVul1 chromosome 3, mTriVul1.pri, whole genome shotgun sequence genomic DNA includes:
- the PABPN1L gene encoding embryonic polyadenylate-binding protein 2, which encodes MWFSVGGSNLFPPPSKDWLQNALSDPEGLGWGGEGQPAEKVPKMCQAEEEDKEEESALLSLLDRGNLEEVLGPDLETGVSAHVPQGDGRELEDIKTKLQKIKEAHERQELKGMKETGQWQQPQEEEREAVAEASSPLLSPAPCDNEATHLLNLENGIPFQGVEKLEADYRSVYVGNVDYSGTAEELESLFNCCGEVNRVTILCDKYSGHPKGYAYIEFAYEDSVKTAMDLDETIFRGRIIRVLPKRTNFPGISTTDRGGLRARHSGRGGPLHRYGACIGERSRPRWRSHRGHGRFSQWFEPY